One window of the Natrinema sp. CBA1119 genome contains the following:
- the larE gene encoding ATP-dependent sacrificial sulfur transferase LarE: MTSVEAKLEAARTDLAGRNGVLVAFSGGVDSSVVAALAHDALGEDAVACTAKSETLPAAELEDAKRVAREIGIRHEIVSFSELESDAFVANDDDRCYHCRTMRLGEMLETARDLEVGTVCDGTNADDPGAGHRPGLQAVEELDVHSPLLAHDIAKDEVREIADRYDLSVADKPSMACLSSRIPTGLDVTDDRLARIEQAEALLRQWGFDQFRVRDHDGLARIEVAPDELERALEREFVETVRKALSTLGFDHVTLDLHGYRTGSVSPEAEDEALVTEAGPSSDD, encoded by the coding sequence ATGACTTCGGTCGAGGCGAAACTCGAGGCCGCCCGCACCGACCTCGCAGGCCGAAACGGGGTTCTCGTGGCCTTCTCAGGCGGAGTCGACTCGAGCGTGGTGGCCGCGCTCGCCCACGACGCGCTCGGCGAGGACGCCGTCGCCTGCACCGCGAAGAGCGAGACGCTTCCTGCGGCCGAACTCGAGGACGCCAAACGGGTCGCACGCGAGATCGGCATCCGCCACGAAATCGTCTCCTTCTCCGAACTCGAGAGCGACGCGTTCGTCGCGAACGACGACGACCGCTGCTATCACTGTCGGACGATGCGACTCGGCGAGATGCTCGAGACCGCCCGCGACCTCGAGGTCGGAACGGTCTGTGACGGCACGAACGCGGACGATCCGGGCGCGGGCCACCGACCCGGACTGCAGGCGGTGGAGGAACTCGACGTGCATTCACCGCTGTTGGCCCACGACATCGCGAAGGACGAGGTCCGCGAGATCGCCGACCGCTACGATCTGTCGGTCGCCGACAAACCCTCGATGGCCTGTCTCTCCTCGCGGATTCCGACCGGCCTCGACGTCACCGACGACCGACTCGCACGGATCGAGCAGGCCGAGGCGCTGCTCCGCCAGTGGGGGTTCGACCAGTTCCGCGTCCGCGACCACGACGGCCTCGCCCGCATCGAGGTCGCACCCGACGAACTCGAGCGCGCCCTGGAACGCGAGTTCGTCGAGACGGTCCGCAAAGCGCTGTCGACGCTCGGCTTCGATCACGTCACGCTCGATCTCCACGGCTATCGGACGGGGAGCGTGAGTCCCGAGGCCGAAGACGAAGCGTTA